Proteins from a genomic interval of Nasonia vitripennis strain AsymCx chromosome 3, Nvit_psr_1.1, whole genome shotgun sequence:
- the LOC100121154 gene encoding unconventional myosin-XVIIIa isoform X7: protein MPLSPTTYFEPMPSSSASSLHLDGANGSSIYSDDPASVSSTSLSSHLTRRPPLPPISSHFYPRPLSKIAVIRPNSAASLISRSPSPRLSSLRSLSCHSPTPRRIFPQESSCDEDEQLDLEELSSKEQAPVVFDASLNFVLGIDKQKVRQSFRPTASHLEPQTASSYLSSKISNFLQRTDHIMDEWKRIGRSSGDEATTMSCTSPDGRRRRNLARSKSATNILIKGYQYFSRSSSVAKSPSRPVSRLSEAPSEDDRTLSQCDEELSEMTADFAEEHSTSTLAAERIDAEQSERLRLERELQDVSETNKSLQQQAERLEMELLYARAADLNGLASDAEDAEADGGVYKQRYQHAMRELDFTKRKMAQQHEDDLEQLVGLKKQLEKKLADAYEEVEEQRQVVGQWKRRVQKLNGEMHDLRLLLEEQTARNNLLEKKQRKFDSETQNLMDDLRQEKAQRERLAREKEIAIAEKFTIEQNLSDARLEIELKEERLHTLSQELEELTFGGKTEEEVAQLKKAKHELEKKLKDQEEELDDLAGQVQLLEQAKLRLEMSIEQQRKEMRKEMQQRDEELEDVRGSAMKKVKALEAQLENEHEERTIVLREKHELERRLVALEDQDRTERAAEAETTQRLKRDLKRTRALLRDAQTMLERSKGDSTGKTALRHLKNQLEDAECARAVAVKAKQALEQDLSETQAALEEASRQRSEAEDRANAANRERAELLSQLEENEEELAEVLKKYRAAVQQVSAEQAQLQEAQVQIAALEAEKSSLKDQLSELSQRLESVEQLGDPTANSLATRRLEFRTKELESKLELEQTTRARLETQIARLKENVEKLQSETALLRTKEQSAQDAARRLQRSLREAREEAATASAREQEATRARRDLEKALEAAEAETKVVKDDLRLALQRIEDLQSAIQGELDLDCSEEATSDNSDSD, encoded by the exons ATGCCCCTGTCACCGACGACCTACTTCGAGCCGATGCCGAGCTCCTCGGCGTCGTCCCTTCACCTCGACGGAGCCAACGGTAGCAGCATCTACTCGGACGATCCGGCGTCCGTCAGCTCGACGTCTCTCAGCAGCCACCTGACTCGACGTCCACCTCTGCCGCCCATCAGCAGTCACTTCTACCCGAGGCCTCTGTCCAAGATCGCCGTTATTCGACCCAACTCCGCGGCGAGTCTCATCTCCAGGTCACCCTCGCCGAGGCTCTCCTCGTTGCGCTCGCTGAGCTGTCACTCGCCGACGCCCAGGCGAATCTTCCCCCAGGAGTCCTCTTGCGACGAGGATGAACAGCTGGATCTGGAGGAGCTTTCCTCGAAGGAACAGGCCCCGGTGGTCTTCGACGCCAGCCTCAACTTCGTCCTCGGCATCGACAAGCAGAAGGTCCGCCAGAGCTTTCGACCTACAGCTTCTCATCTCGAGCCGCAAACCGCCTCATCCTACCTGTCGTCCAAGATATCGAACTTCTTGCAAAGGACCGATCACATCATGGACGAGTGGAAGCGAATCGGTAGGAGTAGCGGCGACGAAGCCACGACCATGTCCTGCACCTCTCCGGATGGCAGGAGACGAAGGAACTTGGCCAGGAGCAAAAGCGCGACGAATATTCTGATCAAGGGCTACCAGTACTTCAGCAGGTCCAGCAGTGTCGCCAAGAGCCCGTCGAGGCCGGTGTCCAGACTCTCCGAGGCTCCATCCGAGGACGACAGAACGTTGTCGCAGTGCGACGAGGAG CTGAGCGAGATGACAGCAGACTTCGCGGAGGAGCACTCGACGTCTACTCTCGCAGCCGAGCGCATCGATGCCGAGCAGTCGGAGCGTCTTCGTCTTGAGCGCGAGCTCCAGGATGTCAGCGAAACCAACAAGAGCCTCCAACAGCAAGCCGAGCGTCTCGAGATGGAGCTCCTCTACGCGCGAGCTGCCGATTTAAATGGACTAGCTTCCGATGCCGAGGACGCCGAAGCAGACGGTGGTGTTTACAAACAGAGGTACCAGCACGCGATGCGCGAGCTCGACTTTACCAAGCGCAAGATGGCACAGCAGCACGAGGACGACCTCGAGCAACTCGTTGGGCTTAAGAAGCAGCTCGAGAAGAAG TTGGCGGACGCCTACGAGGAAGTGGAAGAACAGCGCCAGGTCGTCGGCCAATGGAAGCGTCGTGTGCAGAAGCTCAACGGGGAGATGCATGATTTGCGGCTGCTCCTGGAGGAACAGACCGCGAGGAACAATCTACTCGAGAAGAAACAGCGCAA GTTTGACTCGGAAACGCAAAACCTAATGGACGACCTACGACAGGAGAAGGCTCAGCGCGAGCGACTCGCCCGAGAGAAGGAGATCGCTATCGCCGAGAAGTTTACGATCGAACAGAACTTGAGC GATGCGAGACTGGAAATCGAGCTGAAGGAAGAGCGCTTGCATACGCTTTCGCAGGAGTTGGAGGAGCTGACGTTCGGCGGAAAAACCGAGGAGGAAGTCGCTCAGCTAAAGAAAGCTAAGCACGAACTCGAGAAGAAACTAAAGGACCAGGAGGAAGAGCTCGATGACTTGGCCGGTCAGGTGCAGCTGCTCGAGCAGGCGAAGCTCAGGCTCGAAATGAGCATCGAGCAGCAGCGCAAAGAGATGCGCAAAGAGATGCAGCAGCGTGACGAGGAGCTCGAGGACGTACGCGGTAGCGCCATGAAGAAGGTCAAAGCGCTCGAAGCACAGCTCGAAAACGAGCACGAGGAGCGCACGATTGTGCTGAGAGAGAAACATGAGCTCGAACGCAGACTCGTCGCTCTCGAGGACCAGGACAGGACCGAACGCGCTGCCGAGGCTGAGACCACGCAAAG aTTGAAGCGAGATTTGAAGCGAACCAGAGCACTGCTGAGGGACGCGCAGACAATGCTCGAGCGATCTAAGGGTGATTCTACCGGAAAGACCGCTCTACGTCATCTGAAGAACCAATTAGAGGACGCGGAGTGCGCGCGTGCCGTTGCCGTCAAGGCTAAGCAGGCCCTTGAGCAGGACCTCAGCGAGACTCAAGCGGCTCTCGAAGAGGCCTCGCGACAACGCTCCGAGGCTGAGGACCGCGCCAATGCCGCAAACCGCGAACGCGCTGAACTACTGTCGCAGCTTGAGGAGAACGAGGAAGAGCTGGCTGAG GTGCTGAAGAAATACCGCGCCGCAGTGCAGCAAGTATCCGCTGAACAGGCACAATTGCAGGAAGCGCAGGTGCAGATTGCGGCCTTGGAGGCCGAGAAATCTTCATTGAAAGATCAACTTTCGGAGTTAAGTCAGAGACTCGAATCGGTCGAACAACTCGGCGACCCAACAGCTAATAGTCTTGCAACGAGGCGTCTCGAGTTCCGCACCAAAGAGCTTGAGAGCAAACTCGAGCTGGAACAAACTACAAGGGCACGATTGGAG acACAAATAGCTCGATTAAAGGAGAACGTCGAGAAATTGCAGTCGGAAACTGCTCTTCTACGCACGAAGGAACAGAGCGCCCAGGATGCGGCGCGTCGACTCCAACGGTCGTTGCGCGAGGCCCGAGAAGAAGCTGCCACGGCTTCAGCGCGAGAGCAGGAGGCGACGCGGGCTCGTCGAGACCTCGAAAAAGCACTGGAGGCTGCCGAGGCCGAGACCAAGGTCGTCAAGGATGATCTGAGACTCGCTCTTCAGAGGATCGAGGATTTACAGAGCGCAATACAGGGAGAGCTCGACCTGGACTGTAGCGAGGAGGCCACCAGTGACAACAGCGATAG CGACTGA
- the LOC100121131 gene encoding facilitated trehalose transporter Tret1 isoform X1: MSGLGPSDALLNGTKEAATRQEMEPAGMPRPKGQRTQWKQWAACISATLSMVAAGTVYGWSTTIQTRLTDNTTVDVPIHVTGEQSSWIISLVVIGSMMGAFYGAYVAASCGRKICLLMSSLFYILGWLLVIFAHNVWYLYISRLILGIGVGMSYTANPMYVSEVADVNIRGALSTLIAVNVFTGSLISCSVGPWTTYLTLGIALLCIPILFVLTFAWFPESPYYLLSKGKSAEAASAIAFFQGITDPDELRQEVELVRRNIGKDSSDEFEELKFSFSDFLLLMKTRNRRALVIVMGLILGQQLSGSFTTMQYLEMMFHDAKIGIDSHTATIIVLVVAMVSGGVSTMTVEGAGRRLLLLYSSFACALSLGVLGVYLLIKSTGADLSSINLLPVFDIIVFQAVYQIGLGTMPNLLIGELFPTNVKGIAGAVIIVFDGLMGFIVSKYYEPIFIRLGGQVVYLFFCVSTLGIFFFIYAYVPETKRKTFLEIQDILDELRPFKVHSSTSISCLPIKRSGGEEDNKTEEA, from the exons ATGAGCGGACTGGGACCAAGCGACGCTCTG CTGAACGGGACGAAAGAGGCGGCCACGAGGCAGGAGATGGAGCCCGCCGGCATGCCGCGTCCCAAGGGTCAACGAACCCAGTGGAAACAATGGGCAGCTTGTATTTCTG CGACGCTGTCGATGGTGGCCGCCGGTACGGTGTACGGCTGGTCGACGACCATCCAGACACGGCTGACCGACAACACGACCGTAGACGTGCCGATCCACGTCACCGGTGAACAGTCCTCGTGGATCATCTCCCTCGTCGTCATCGGCTCGATGATGGGTGCCTTCTACGGAGCCTACGTTGCGGCATC CTGCGGACGGAAGATCTGCCTGCTGATGTCGTCCCTCTTCTACATCCTCGGCTGGCTGCTGGTGATCTTCGCGCACAACGTCTGGTACCTGTACATCTCGCGGCTGATCCTCGGCATCGGCGTCGGCATGTCCTACACGGCGAACCCGATGTACGTGTCGGAGGTCGCGGACGTCAACATCCGCGGCGCCCTCAGCACTCTCATCGCCGTGAACGTGTTCACCGGCTCGCTCATATCCTGCAGCGTCGGCCCCTGGACGACCTACCTCACCCTCGGCATCGCTCTGCTCTGCATACCGATCCTCTTCGTGCTGACCTTCGCCTGGTTCCCCGAAAGCCCGTACTACCTGCTGAGCAAGGGTAAATCGGCTGAGGCAGCCTCGGCCATCGCCTTCTTCCAGGGCATCACCGATCCCGACGAGCTGCGCCAGGAGGTCGAGCTCGTGCGCCGGAACATCGGCAAGGACAGCAGCGACGAGTTCGAGGAGCTCAAGTTCAGCTTCTCGGACTTTCTGCTGCTGATGAAGACGCGCAACCGGCGGGCCCTCGTCATCGTCATGGGCCTCATTCTGGGCCAGCAGCTCAGCGGAAGCTTCACCACGATGCAGTACCTCGAGATGATGTTCCACGACGCTAAGATCGGTATCGACTCGCACACCGCCACCAtcatcgtcctcgtcgtcgccaTGGTCTCCGGTGGCGTGTCCACCATGACGGTAGAGGGCGCTGGtcggcggctgctgctcctGTACTCGAGCTTCGCGTGCGCCCTCAGTCTCGGCGTGCTGGGAGTGTACCTGCTGATCAAGTCGACCGGTGCCGATCTCAGCTCCATCAATCTCTTGCCGGTCTTCGACATCATCGTCTTCCAAGCCGTCTACCAGATCGGCCTCGGCACGATGCCGAACCTGCTGATCGGTGAGCTCTTCCCGACCAACGTCAAGGGTATCGCCGGCGCGGTGATCATCGTTTTCGACGGCCTCATGGGCTTCATCGTCTCCAAGTACTACGAGCCGATTTTCATCAGGTTGGGCGGCCAGGTGGTCTACCTGTTCTTCTGCGTGTCGACCCTCGggatcttcttcttcatctacGCCTACGTGCCCGAGACCAAGCGCAAGACCTTCCTCGAGATCCAAGACATCCTCGACGAGCTCCGCCCTTTCAAAGTCCACAGTTCTACTTCCATCTCCTGTCTGCCGATCAAGAGGTCCGGCGGCGAGGAGGACAACAAGACTGAGGAAGCGTGA
- the LOC100121131 gene encoding facilitated trehalose transporter Tret1 isoform X3, translating to MEPAGMPRPKGQRTQWKQWAACISATLSMVAAGTVYGWSTTIQTRLTDNTTVDVPIHVTGEQSSWIISLVVIGSMMGAFYGAYVAASCGRKICLLMSSLFYILGWLLVIFAHNVWYLYISRLILGIGVGMSYTANPMYVSEVADVNIRGALSTLIAVNVFTGSLISCSVGPWTTYLTLGIALLCIPILFVLTFAWFPESPYYLLSKGKSAEAASAIAFFQGITDPDELRQEVELVRRNIGKDSSDEFEELKFSFSDFLLLMKTRNRRALVIVMGLILGQQLSGSFTTMQYLEMMFHDAKIGIDSHTATIIVLVVAMVSGGVSTMTVEGAGRRLLLLYSSFACALSLGVLGVYLLIKSTGADLSSINLLPVFDIIVFQAVYQIGLGTMPNLLIGELFPTNVKGIAGAVIIVFDGLMGFIVSKYYEPIFIRLGGQVVYLFFCVSTLGIFFFIYAYVPETKRKTFLEIQDILDELRPFKVHSSTSISCLPIKRSGGEEDNKTEEA from the exons ATGGAGCCCGCCGGCATGCCGCGTCCCAAGGGTCAACGAACCCAGTGGAAACAATGGGCAGCTTGTATTTCTG CGACGCTGTCGATGGTGGCCGCCGGTACGGTGTACGGCTGGTCGACGACCATCCAGACACGGCTGACCGACAACACGACCGTAGACGTGCCGATCCACGTCACCGGTGAACAGTCCTCGTGGATCATCTCCCTCGTCGTCATCGGCTCGATGATGGGTGCCTTCTACGGAGCCTACGTTGCGGCATC CTGCGGACGGAAGATCTGCCTGCTGATGTCGTCCCTCTTCTACATCCTCGGCTGGCTGCTGGTGATCTTCGCGCACAACGTCTGGTACCTGTACATCTCGCGGCTGATCCTCGGCATCGGCGTCGGCATGTCCTACACGGCGAACCCGATGTACGTGTCGGAGGTCGCGGACGTCAACATCCGCGGCGCCCTCAGCACTCTCATCGCCGTGAACGTGTTCACCGGCTCGCTCATATCCTGCAGCGTCGGCCCCTGGACGACCTACCTCACCCTCGGCATCGCTCTGCTCTGCATACCGATCCTCTTCGTGCTGACCTTCGCCTGGTTCCCCGAAAGCCCGTACTACCTGCTGAGCAAGGGTAAATCGGCTGAGGCAGCCTCGGCCATCGCCTTCTTCCAGGGCATCACCGATCCCGACGAGCTGCGCCAGGAGGTCGAGCTCGTGCGCCGGAACATCGGCAAGGACAGCAGCGACGAGTTCGAGGAGCTCAAGTTCAGCTTCTCGGACTTTCTGCTGCTGATGAAGACGCGCAACCGGCGGGCCCTCGTCATCGTCATGGGCCTCATTCTGGGCCAGCAGCTCAGCGGAAGCTTCACCACGATGCAGTACCTCGAGATGATGTTCCACGACGCTAAGATCGGTATCGACTCGCACACCGCCACCAtcatcgtcctcgtcgtcgccaTGGTCTCCGGTGGCGTGTCCACCATGACGGTAGAGGGCGCTGGtcggcggctgctgctcctGTACTCGAGCTTCGCGTGCGCCCTCAGTCTCGGCGTGCTGGGAGTGTACCTGCTGATCAAGTCGACCGGTGCCGATCTCAGCTCCATCAATCTCTTGCCGGTCTTCGACATCATCGTCTTCCAAGCCGTCTACCAGATCGGCCTCGGCACGATGCCGAACCTGCTGATCGGTGAGCTCTTCCCGACCAACGTCAAGGGTATCGCCGGCGCGGTGATCATCGTTTTCGACGGCCTCATGGGCTTCATCGTCTCCAAGTACTACGAGCCGATTTTCATCAGGTTGGGCGGCCAGGTGGTCTACCTGTTCTTCTGCGTGTCGACCCTCGggatcttcttcttcatctacGCCTACGTGCCCGAGACCAAGCGCAAGACCTTCCTCGAGATCCAAGACATCCTCGACGAGCTCCGCCCTTTCAAAGTCCACAGTTCTACTTCCATCTCCTGTCTGCCGATCAAGAGGTCCGGCGGCGAGGAGGACAACAAGACTGAGGAAGCGTGA
- the LOC100680051 gene encoding low-density lipoprotein receptor-related protein 4 produces MKEKLLIILLVQLLRVEASDGLHRSKRDASDENQPLAFECENKNESIPYDWVCDGYQNCDDNSDEIGCNEERCSSMSKLKCKYRDVCIYKFWFCDGHNDCGDNSDETDCSEKRCNEAEKFGCKNKNKCISQNRVCDGADDCGDNYDEECSEKHCNQVGKIKCEGSNKCIYKEWICNGIIDCPDKWDETNCTKERCNELDRFKCKNKNYCLPNYLFCNGRNDCGDKSDEMYCSEKRCNESGKFGCKNTKKCIPKRWVCDGSPECPDLSDEADCSEERCKELGKFKCRNGTRCIDEDRVCNGSTDCNDGSDEADCTEKRCNQLGKFKCKNKNYCSSRKFVCDGYDDCGDSSDEVDCSAERCEKVSKFKCNSTNKCVTSFFICNGRDDCDDNSDEVGCEGQLPEITTSPFVRTTSMREYGSSIVPEDSATKYPDAKPSTSEVLLNALNFTVAPKDYYENTIVPDDSAKMYPDEEHSTFNVSSNLSDQSLCLLLLFGVVLSAIFIAYGQMP; encoded by the exons ATGAAAGAGAAACTCTTGATAATTTTGTTGGTCCAATTGCTTCGTGTCGAGGCATCTGACGGGCTTCATCGGAGTAAACGAG ATGCAAGCGATGAGAACCAGCCATTGGCTTTCGAATGCGAGAACAAGAATGAAAGCATCCCTTACGATTGGGTCTGCGACGGATACCAAAACTGTGACGACAACTCTGACGAGATCGGTTGCAACGAAGAGCGATGCAGTTCAATGTCCAAACTAAAATGCAAGTACCGAGACGTATGCATCTACAAGTTCTGGTTCTGCGACGGCCACAACGACTGTGGCGATAACTCCGACGAGACGGATTGCAGTGAAAAACGTTGCAACGAAGCCGAGAAATTCGGATGCAAGAACAAGAACAAGTGCATAAGTCAAAACAGGGTCTGCGACGGGGCCGACGACTGTGGCGATAACTACGACGAGGAGTGCAGTGAAAAGCATTGCAACCAAGTCGGAAAAATCAAGTGTGAAGGCTCGAATAAGTGCATTTACAAAGAGTGGATCTGCAACGGGATAATCGACTGCCCCGACAAATGGGATGAGACGAATTGCACTAAAGAACGTTGCAATGAACTCGACAGATTTAAATGCAAAAACAAGAACTATTGTTTACCCAATTACCTGTTCTGTAACGGGCGTAATGACTGTGGCGATAAATCCGACGAGATGTATTGCAGCGAAAAACGTTGCAACGAATCCGGGAAATTCGGATGCAAAAACACCAAAAAGTGTATCCCCAAACGCTGGGTCTGCGACGGGAGCCCCGAATGTCCCGACCTTTCGGATGAGGCCGATTGCAGCGAAGAACGTTGCAAGGAACTCGGGAAATTCAAATGCAGAAACGGCACCAGGTGCATAGATGAAGATCGTGTCTGCAATGGGAGCACCGACTGCAACGACGGATCGGATGAGGCGGATTGCACTGAAAAACGTTGCAACCAACTGGGAAAATTTAAATGCAAAAACAAGAATTACTGCTCATCTCGGAAATTTGTCTGCGACGGATACGACGATTGCGGCGACAGCTCCGATGAGGTCGATTGCAGTGCCGAACGTTGCGAGAAGGTCTCGAAATTCAAGTGCAACAGCACTAACAAATGCGTCACTAGTTTTTTCATCTGCAACGGGCGCGACGATTGTGATGACAACTCTGATGAGGTCGGTTGCGAAGGGCAACTGCcg GAAATTACTACTTCTCCGTTTGTAAGAACGACGAGTATGAGGGAATATGGAAGTAGTATCG TGCCAGAAGACAGTGCTACAAAGTATCCTGATGCGAAGCCTTCGACTTCCGAAGTTTTGTTGAACGCGCTCAATTTTACTGTGGCCCCAAAGGATTATTACGAAAATACTATCG TGCCAGATGACAGTGCTAAAATGTATCCCGATGAGGAGCATTCGACCTTCAACGTTTCCTCGAACCTGAGCGATCAAAGCTTATGTTTACTTCTATTGTTTGGAGTTGTATTATCCGCTATATTTATAGCTTATGGTCAGATGCCGTAA
- the LOC100121131 gene encoding facilitated trehalose transporter Tret1 isoform X2: protein MYRERSCIEGLNGTKEAATRQEMEPAGMPRPKGQRTQWKQWAACISATLSMVAAGTVYGWSTTIQTRLTDNTTVDVPIHVTGEQSSWIISLVVIGSMMGAFYGAYVAASCGRKICLLMSSLFYILGWLLVIFAHNVWYLYISRLILGIGVGMSYTANPMYVSEVADVNIRGALSTLIAVNVFTGSLISCSVGPWTTYLTLGIALLCIPILFVLTFAWFPESPYYLLSKGKSAEAASAIAFFQGITDPDELRQEVELVRRNIGKDSSDEFEELKFSFSDFLLLMKTRNRRALVIVMGLILGQQLSGSFTTMQYLEMMFHDAKIGIDSHTATIIVLVVAMVSGGVSTMTVEGAGRRLLLLYSSFACALSLGVLGVYLLIKSTGADLSSINLLPVFDIIVFQAVYQIGLGTMPNLLIGELFPTNVKGIAGAVIIVFDGLMGFIVSKYYEPIFIRLGGQVVYLFFCVSTLGIFFFIYAYVPETKRKTFLEIQDILDELRPFKVHSSTSISCLPIKRSGGEEDNKTEEA, encoded by the exons ATGTACCGAGAGAGGAGCTGCATCGAAGGG CTGAACGGGACGAAAGAGGCGGCCACGAGGCAGGAGATGGAGCCCGCCGGCATGCCGCGTCCCAAGGGTCAACGAACCCAGTGGAAACAATGGGCAGCTTGTATTTCTG CGACGCTGTCGATGGTGGCCGCCGGTACGGTGTACGGCTGGTCGACGACCATCCAGACACGGCTGACCGACAACACGACCGTAGACGTGCCGATCCACGTCACCGGTGAACAGTCCTCGTGGATCATCTCCCTCGTCGTCATCGGCTCGATGATGGGTGCCTTCTACGGAGCCTACGTTGCGGCATC CTGCGGACGGAAGATCTGCCTGCTGATGTCGTCCCTCTTCTACATCCTCGGCTGGCTGCTGGTGATCTTCGCGCACAACGTCTGGTACCTGTACATCTCGCGGCTGATCCTCGGCATCGGCGTCGGCATGTCCTACACGGCGAACCCGATGTACGTGTCGGAGGTCGCGGACGTCAACATCCGCGGCGCCCTCAGCACTCTCATCGCCGTGAACGTGTTCACCGGCTCGCTCATATCCTGCAGCGTCGGCCCCTGGACGACCTACCTCACCCTCGGCATCGCTCTGCTCTGCATACCGATCCTCTTCGTGCTGACCTTCGCCTGGTTCCCCGAAAGCCCGTACTACCTGCTGAGCAAGGGTAAATCGGCTGAGGCAGCCTCGGCCATCGCCTTCTTCCAGGGCATCACCGATCCCGACGAGCTGCGCCAGGAGGTCGAGCTCGTGCGCCGGAACATCGGCAAGGACAGCAGCGACGAGTTCGAGGAGCTCAAGTTCAGCTTCTCGGACTTTCTGCTGCTGATGAAGACGCGCAACCGGCGGGCCCTCGTCATCGTCATGGGCCTCATTCTGGGCCAGCAGCTCAGCGGAAGCTTCACCACGATGCAGTACCTCGAGATGATGTTCCACGACGCTAAGATCGGTATCGACTCGCACACCGCCACCAtcatcgtcctcgtcgtcgccaTGGTCTCCGGTGGCGTGTCCACCATGACGGTAGAGGGCGCTGGtcggcggctgctgctcctGTACTCGAGCTTCGCGTGCGCCCTCAGTCTCGGCGTGCTGGGAGTGTACCTGCTGATCAAGTCGACCGGTGCCGATCTCAGCTCCATCAATCTCTTGCCGGTCTTCGACATCATCGTCTTCCAAGCCGTCTACCAGATCGGCCTCGGCACGATGCCGAACCTGCTGATCGGTGAGCTCTTCCCGACCAACGTCAAGGGTATCGCCGGCGCGGTGATCATCGTTTTCGACGGCCTCATGGGCTTCATCGTCTCCAAGTACTACGAGCCGATTTTCATCAGGTTGGGCGGCCAGGTGGTCTACCTGTTCTTCTGCGTGTCGACCCTCGggatcttcttcttcatctacGCCTACGTGCCCGAGACCAAGCGCAAGACCTTCCTCGAGATCCAAGACATCCTCGACGAGCTCCGCCCTTTCAAAGTCCACAGTTCTACTTCCATCTCCTGTCTGCCGATCAAGAGGTCCGGCGGCGAGGAGGACAACAAGACTGAGGAAGCGTGA